A window from Primulina huaijiensis isolate GDHJ02 chromosome 13, ASM1229523v2, whole genome shotgun sequence encodes these proteins:
- the LOC140991804 gene encoding probable aquaporin NIP5-1 isoform X2, producing MFLCIDASISIERIHKLVGAEFVGTFILIFAATAGPIVNQKYNGVETLLGNAACAGLAVMIIILSTGHISGAHLNPSLTLAFAVFRHFPWAHVPAYIAAQVSGSICASFALKGVFHPFMSGGVTVPSVNNGQAFALEFLITFNLLFVVTAVATDTRAVGELAGIAVGATVLLNILVAGPSSGGSMNPVRTLGPAVAAGNYKSIWIYLVAPTLGAVAGAAIYTLVKLRGEDEDGVPPPRQVRSFRR from the exons ATGTTTCTTTGCATCGATGCTAGTATATCAATAGAGAGAATCCATAAACTC GTGGGGGCAGAGTTTGTGGGGACATTCATCCTGATATTTGCTGCAACTGCTGGTCCAATAGTGAACCAAAAATATAATGGAGTTGAAACACTGCTTGGAAATGCGGCCTGCGCGGGATTGGCAGTGATGATAATAATCCTATCGACTGGACACATCTCAGGAGCACATCTGAACCCCTCGCTCACCTTAGCATTTGCGGTATTCCGTCACTTTCCCTGGGCACACGTGCCTGCATACATTGCAGCACAGGTATCAGGTTCTATATGCGCGTCATTTGCACTCAAAGGCGTATTCCACCCTTTTATGTCTGGAGGTGTCACCGTGCCTTCTGTCAACAACGGTCAGGCTTTTGCACTAGAGTTCCTCATTACCTTTAATCTACTCTTTGTGGTAACAGCAGTTGCTACTGATACCCGTGCC GTAGGAGAACTGGCAGGTATAGCAGTTGGAGCTACAGTCTTGCTTAACATCCTTGTTGCTGG GCCATCTAGCGGTGGTTCAATGAATCCAGTGAGAACTCTAGGGCCAGCGGTTGCTGCGGGGAATTACAAGTCTATATGGATATATCTTGTGGCGCCAACACTTGGTGCAGTGGCGGGAGCAGCCATCTATACTCTCGTTAAACTCAGAGGAGAAGATGAAGATGGGGTTCCACCACCGCGCCAGGTTAGGAGCTTCCGTCGTTAA
- the LOC140991804 gene encoding probable aquaporin NIP5-1 isoform X1: MPDFEEGTPTMSAPATPGTPTPLMSSLRVDSLSYDRKSMPRCKCLPVDAPTWGTPHTCLTGFSPNDISLTRKVGAEFVGTFILIFAATAGPIVNQKYNGVETLLGNAACAGLAVMIIILSTGHISGAHLNPSLTLAFAVFRHFPWAHVPAYIAAQVSGSICASFALKGVFHPFMSGGVTVPSVNNGQAFALEFLITFNLLFVVTAVATDTRAVGELAGIAVGATVLLNILVAGPSSGGSMNPVRTLGPAVAAGNYKSIWIYLVAPTLGAVAGAAIYTLVKLRGEDEDGVPPPRQVRSFRR; the protein is encoded by the exons ATGCCGGACTTTGAGGAGGGAACGCCAACCATGTCGGCTCCGGCCACACCAGGGACCCCGACTCCGCTGATGTCTTCGCTGCGGGTGGATTCACTTTCGTACGATCGCAAGTCAATGCCTCGGTGCAAGTGCCTTCCTGTGGATGCGCCAACATGGGGTACGCCTCACACATGCCTCACGGGCTTCTCTCCAAATGACATCTCCCTGACTCGAAAG GTGGGGGCAGAGTTTGTGGGGACATTCATCCTGATATTTGCTGCAACTGCTGGTCCAATAGTGAACCAAAAATATAATGGAGTTGAAACACTGCTTGGAAATGCGGCCTGCGCGGGATTGGCAGTGATGATAATAATCCTATCGACTGGACACATCTCAGGAGCACATCTGAACCCCTCGCTCACCTTAGCATTTGCGGTATTCCGTCACTTTCCCTGGGCACACGTGCCTGCATACATTGCAGCACAGGTATCAGGTTCTATATGCGCGTCATTTGCACTCAAAGGCGTATTCCACCCTTTTATGTCTGGAGGTGTCACCGTGCCTTCTGTCAACAACGGTCAGGCTTTTGCACTAGAGTTCCTCATTACCTTTAATCTACTCTTTGTGGTAACAGCAGTTGCTACTGATACCCGTGCC GTAGGAGAACTGGCAGGTATAGCAGTTGGAGCTACAGTCTTGCTTAACATCCTTGTTGCTGG GCCATCTAGCGGTGGTTCAATGAATCCAGTGAGAACTCTAGGGCCAGCGGTTGCTGCGGGGAATTACAAGTCTATATGGATATATCTTGTGGCGCCAACACTTGGTGCAGTGGCGGGAGCAGCCATCTATACTCTCGTTAAACTCAGAGGAGAAGATGAAGATGGGGTTCCACCACCGCGCCAGGTTAGGAGCTTCCGTCGTTAA